In the Bacteroidota bacterium genome, one interval contains:
- a CDS encoding osmotically inducible protein OsmC gives MELEVYFDGNKKVNAKINGSIIKTDQPVKAGGDGSAPAPFDLFLASIGTCAGIYVKGFCDSRGIDATNIKIIQKHSFNQSTRMIDSIELEAILPADFPEKYKSAIISAMDLCAVKKHLNNPPQFSTITRVANN, from the coding sequence ATGGAATTAGAAGTATATTTTGATGGCAACAAAAAAGTAAATGCCAAAATAAACGGAAGTATTATTAAAACAGATCAACCAGTAAAAGCCGGAGGAGATGGTAGTGCTCCAGCACCTTTTGACCTGTTTCTTGCCTCAATTGGAACATGTGCTGGAATTTATGTGAAAGGCTTTTGCGACAGCCGCGGTATTGATGCTACTAACATTAAAATAATACAGAAGCATTCATTTAATCAGTCAACTCGTATGATCGATAGTATTGAGCTGGAAGCAATATTGCCTGCCGACTTTCCTGAGAAATACAAAAGTGCAATTATTTCAGCCATGGATTTATGTGCAGTAAAAAAGCATTTGAATAATCCACCTCAGTTTTCAACTATTACGCGTGTAGCTAATAATTAA